A window of the Cannabis sativa cultivar Pink pepper isolate KNU-18-1 chromosome X, ASM2916894v1, whole genome shotgun sequence genome harbors these coding sequences:
- the LOC115712112 gene encoding kinesin-like protein KIN-4A isoform X3: protein MEAGEDCCVKVAVHIRPLIGDEKLQGCKDCVTVVSGKPQVQIGTHSFTFDHVYGSTSSPSSAMFEECIAPLVDGLFQGYNATVLAYGQTGSGKTYTMGTGFKDGIQSGIIPQVMSVLFRKIGTLKHQTEFQLHVSFIEILKEEVRDLLDPTFISKPEIANGHAGKVTVPGKPPIQIRETSDGVITLAGSTEIGVSTLKEMATCLEQGSLSRATGSTNMNNQSSRSHAIFTITLEQMHKLNPASPGDTSPTESMNDDYLCAKLHLVDLAGSERAKRTGSDGLRFKEGVHINKGLLALGNVISALGDEKKRKEGVHVPYRDSKLTRLLQDSLGGNSRTVMIACISPADINAEETLNTLKYANRARNIKNKPIVNRDPMSSEMLKMRQQLEFLQAELCARGGGSSADEIQVLKERIVWLEAANEDLCRELHEYRSKCTVAEQHDRDAQDGTATTTTASTCMLRSESLKRGLQRIDSADYQITETISSDAREIDEVAKEWEHTLLQNSMDKELDELNKRLEEKESEMKLFGVSGPVALKQHFGKKIVELEDEKKTVQQERDRLLAEVENLAANTDGQTQKLQDVHSLKLKTLEAQILDLKKKQENQVQLLKQKQKSDEAAKRLQDEIHSIKAQKVQLQQRIKQEAEQFRHWKASREKELLQLRKEGRRNEYERHKLQALNQRQKLVLQRKTEEAAMATKRLKELLEARKSSVRDSSAVAASGNGINGQSNEKSLQRWLDNELEVMVNVHEVRYEYEKQSQVRAALAEELAMLRQVDEFSSKGLSPPRGKNGFARVCSMSPNARMARISSLENMLSISSNSLVAMASQLSEAEERERAFTSRGHWNQLRSMGDAKNLLQYMFSSVADARCQLWEKEIEIKEMQEQLRELVGILRQSDMRRKEVEKELKVREQAISIALATSAPGNSPNSLENLAEEVNGPLSPVPVQAHKQIKYTAGIANGSVKCSATFLDQTRKMVPIGQLSTKKLAALGQSGKLWRWKRSHHQWLLQFKWKWQKPWKLSEWIRQSDETLMRSRPRLQAARSDSR from the exons ATGGAAGCAGGAGAAGATTGTTGTGTGAAGGTTGCTGTTCACATCAGACCGCTTATCGGTGACGAGAAGCTTCAAGGTTGTAAAGACTGCGTCACTGTCGTCTCTGGGAAGCCTCAG GTACAGATTGGTACGCATTCGTTTACTTTTGACCATGTCTATGGGAGCACCAGTTCTCCTTCGTCTGCAATGTTTGAAGAATGCATTGCTCCCCTGGTTGATGGTTTGTTCCAAGGATATAATGCCACAGTTCTTGCTTATGGTCAG ACTGGTTCGGGTAAAACATATACCATGGGCACTGGCTTTAAAGATGGTATTCAGTCGGGAATAATTCCCCAAGTTATGAGTGTTTTGTTTAGAAAGATTGGAACTCTGAAGCATCAAACGGAATTCCAACTGCATGTTTCTTTTATTGAG ATTTTGAAAGAAGAAGTAAGAGACTTGCTTGATCCAACTTTTATTAGCAAACCAGAGATTGCAAACGGGCATGCTGGCAAAGTAACAGTACCTGGCAAGCCGCCGATACAAATTCGTGAAACATCAGATGGCGTTATTACATTGGCAGGGTCTACTGAAATCGGTGTAAGCACTCTAAAAGAAATGGCCACTTGCCTGGAGCAAGGGTCATTGAGTAGAGCAACAGGAAGTACAAATATGAACAACCAGTCAAG TCGTTCACATGCCATCTTCACCATCACACTAGAGCAAATGCATAAGCTTAATCCGGCATCTCCTGGCGATACCAGTCCTACGGAGAGTATGAATGATGATTATTTGTGTGCCAAATTGCACTTAGTAGATCTTGCTGGGTCTGAGCGAGCAAAGAGAACAGGCTCTGATGGTTTACGTTTTAAGGAAG GAGTTCATATTAATAAAGGCCTTCTTGCACTTGGCAATGTCATTAGTGCACTTGGTGATGAAAAGAAGCGCAAAGAGGGTGTTCATGTTCCATATCGAGATAGTAAACTTACTCGGCTTTTGCAG GATTCACTAGGTGGTAACAGCCGGACTGTTATGATAG CCTGCATAAGTCCTGCTGATATCAATGCGGAGGAGACACTCAACACTTTAAAGTACGCAAATCGTGCccgaaatattaaaaataaacctATT GTCAATAGAGATCCTATGTCCAGCGAAATGCTGAAGATGCGCCAACAGCTTGAGTTTCTGCAGGCTGAACTTTGTGCGCGAGGAGGAGGTTCTTCTGCTGATGAAATACAG GTTCTCAAAGAAAGAATTGTTTGGCTCGAAGCTGCAAATGAGGATCTTTGCCGCGAACTTCATGAATATCGAAGTAAATGTACTGTTGCAGAGCAGCATGACAGAGATGCTCAA GATGGCACAGCTACCACGACTACGGCCTCTACCTGCATGTTGAGAAGTGAGAGTCTTAAGAGAGGCTTGCAAAGAATCGATTCAGCTGATTATCAAATTACTGAAACTATATCAA GTGATGCACGGGAAATTGATGAAGTAGCCAAAGAGTGGGAGCATACACTTCTGCAGAACTCTATGGACAAGGAGTTAGATGAACTGAATAAACGTCTTGAAGAGAAAGAG TCTGAGATGAAACTTTTTGGAGTTTCTGGCCCTGTGGCCCTCAAGCAGCATTTTGGAAAGAAAATAGTGGAATTAGAAGATGAGAAGAAAACCGTGCAG CAAGAAAGAGATCGTTTGCTAGCTGAAGTTGAAAACCTTGCTGCTAACACTGATGGACAAACTCAGAAACTGCAAGATGTCCATTCCTTGAAGTTGAAAACACTCGAGGCACAG ATTCTGGATCTGAAGAAGAAGCAAGAGAACCAGGTGCAGCTTTTAAAGCAAAAACAAAAAAGCGATGAAGCAGCAAAGCGCCTACAAGATGAAATTCATTCTATAAAAGCACAGAAG GTTCAATTACAACAAAGAATAAAACAAGAAGCAGAACAATTTCGACATTGGAAAGCATCACGAGAAAAGGAATTGCTACAG TTGCGGAAGGAGGGCAGgagaaatgaatatgaaaggCATAAACTGCAAGCTCTGAACCAGCGTCAGAAACTG GTTCTTCAGAGGAAAACTGAAGAGGCTGCAATGGCTACCAAGAGGCTAAAGGAATTGCTAGAAGCTCGCAAATCTTCTGTTCGTGACAGCTCAG CAGTTGCTGCCAGTGGGAATGGAATAAATGGACAG AGCAATGAAAAGTCTTTGCAACGTTGGCTTGACAATGAGTTAGAAGTGATGGTGAATGTGCACGAAGTACGTTACGAATACGAGAAGCAAAGTCAAGT GCGAGCTGCACTGGCAGAAGAGTTAGCCATGCTGAGACAAGTAGATGAATTCTCTTCAAAAGGCCTTAGCCCTCCAAGAGGAAAGAACGGTTTTGCCAG AGTGTGCTCCATGTCACCAAATGCAAGAATGGCACGAATATCTTCACTTGAGAACATGCTGAGCATTTCATCCAACTCACTTGTGGCAATGGCATCCCAACTTTCAGAGGCAGAAGAAAGGGAACGTGCATTCACTAGCCGTGGGCATTGGAACCAGTTACGTTCCATGGGGGATGCAAAGAATTTGCTTCAGTATATGTTTAGTTCTGTTGCAGATGCAAG GTGCCAATTATGGGAGAAGGAAATTGAAATTAAGGAAATGCAAGAGCAACTTAGAGAACTTGTAGGTATTTTGCGTCAGAGTGACATGCGGAGAAAAGAAGTTGAGAAGGAACTAAAAGTGAGAGAGCAAGCCATTTCGATTGCATTGGCTACATCAGCACCG GGTAACTCACCCAATTCATTGGAAAACTTGGCTGAAGAAGTGAACGGTCCATTGTCTCCAGTACCTGTGCAAGCACATAAACAGATAAAGTATACAGCTGGTATTGCTAATGGTTCAGTCAAGTGCTCAGCAACATTCTTGGATCAAACTCGAAAG ATGGTACCCATTGGCCAGTTGTCAACGAAAAAGTTAGCAGCTCTAGGACAATCTGGAAAGCTATGGAGATGGAAGAGGAGTCATCATCAGTGGCTGTTACAATTCAAATGGAAATGGCAGAAGCCGTGGAAACTGTCGGAGTGGATTAGACAAAGCGATGAAACACTCATGAGATCAAGGCCTCGGCTACAAGCTGCTAGAAGTGATTCAAGATGA
- the LOC115712112 gene encoding kinesin-like protein KIN-4A isoform X1 — protein sequence MEAGEDCCVKVAVHIRPLIGDEKLQGCKDCVTVVSGKPQVQIGTHSFTFDHVYGSTSSPSSAMFEECIAPLVDGLFQGYNATVLAYGQTGSGKTYTMGTGFKDGIQSGIIPQVMSVLFRKIGTLKHQTEFQLHVSFIEILKEEVRDLLDPTFISKPEIANGHAGKVTVPGKPPIQIRETSDGVITLAGSTEIGVSTLKEMATCLEQGSLSRATGSTNMNNQSSRSHAIFTITLEQMHKLNPASPGDTSPTESMNDDYLCAKLHLVDLAGSERAKRTGSDGLRFKEGVHINKGLLALGNVISALGDEKKRKEGVHVPYRDSKLTRLLQDSLGGNSRTVMIACISPADINAEETLNTLKYANRARNIKNKPIVNRDPMSSEMLKMRQQLEFLQAELCARGGGSSADEIQVLKERIVWLEAANEDLCRELHEYRSKCTVAEQHDRDAQDGTATTTTASTCMLRSESLKRGLQRIDSADYQITETISSDAREIDEVAKEWEHTLLQNSMDKELDELNKRLEEKESEMKLFGVSGPVALKQHFGKKIVELEDEKKTVQQERDRLLAEVENLAANTDGQTQKLQDVHSLKLKTLEAQILDLKKKQENQVQLLKQKQKSDEAAKRLQDEIHSIKAQKVQLQQRIKQEAEQFRHWKASREKELLQLRKEGRRNEYERHKLQALNQRQKLVLQRKTEEAAMATKRLKELLEARKSSVRDSSAVAASGNGINGQSNEKSLQRWLDNELEVMVNVHEVRYEYEKQSQVRAALAEELAMLRQVDEFSSKGLSPPRGKNGFARVCSMSPNARMARISSLENMLSISSNSLVAMASQLSEAEERERAFTSRGHWNQLRSMGDAKNLLQYMFSSVADARCQLWEKEIEIKEMQEQLRELVGILRQSDMRRKEVEKELKVREQAISIALATSAPQGNSPNSLENLAEEVNGPLSPVPVQAHKQIKYTAGIANGSVKCSATFLDQTRKMVPIGQLSTKKLAALGQSGKLWRWKRSHHQWLLQFKWKWQKPWKLSEWIRQSDETLMRSRPRLQAARSDSR from the exons ATGGAAGCAGGAGAAGATTGTTGTGTGAAGGTTGCTGTTCACATCAGACCGCTTATCGGTGACGAGAAGCTTCAAGGTTGTAAAGACTGCGTCACTGTCGTCTCTGGGAAGCCTCAG GTACAGATTGGTACGCATTCGTTTACTTTTGACCATGTCTATGGGAGCACCAGTTCTCCTTCGTCTGCAATGTTTGAAGAATGCATTGCTCCCCTGGTTGATGGTTTGTTCCAAGGATATAATGCCACAGTTCTTGCTTATGGTCAG ACTGGTTCGGGTAAAACATATACCATGGGCACTGGCTTTAAAGATGGTATTCAGTCGGGAATAATTCCCCAAGTTATGAGTGTTTTGTTTAGAAAGATTGGAACTCTGAAGCATCAAACGGAATTCCAACTGCATGTTTCTTTTATTGAG ATTTTGAAAGAAGAAGTAAGAGACTTGCTTGATCCAACTTTTATTAGCAAACCAGAGATTGCAAACGGGCATGCTGGCAAAGTAACAGTACCTGGCAAGCCGCCGATACAAATTCGTGAAACATCAGATGGCGTTATTACATTGGCAGGGTCTACTGAAATCGGTGTAAGCACTCTAAAAGAAATGGCCACTTGCCTGGAGCAAGGGTCATTGAGTAGAGCAACAGGAAGTACAAATATGAACAACCAGTCAAG TCGTTCACATGCCATCTTCACCATCACACTAGAGCAAATGCATAAGCTTAATCCGGCATCTCCTGGCGATACCAGTCCTACGGAGAGTATGAATGATGATTATTTGTGTGCCAAATTGCACTTAGTAGATCTTGCTGGGTCTGAGCGAGCAAAGAGAACAGGCTCTGATGGTTTACGTTTTAAGGAAG GAGTTCATATTAATAAAGGCCTTCTTGCACTTGGCAATGTCATTAGTGCACTTGGTGATGAAAAGAAGCGCAAAGAGGGTGTTCATGTTCCATATCGAGATAGTAAACTTACTCGGCTTTTGCAG GATTCACTAGGTGGTAACAGCCGGACTGTTATGATAG CCTGCATAAGTCCTGCTGATATCAATGCGGAGGAGACACTCAACACTTTAAAGTACGCAAATCGTGCccgaaatattaaaaataaacctATT GTCAATAGAGATCCTATGTCCAGCGAAATGCTGAAGATGCGCCAACAGCTTGAGTTTCTGCAGGCTGAACTTTGTGCGCGAGGAGGAGGTTCTTCTGCTGATGAAATACAG GTTCTCAAAGAAAGAATTGTTTGGCTCGAAGCTGCAAATGAGGATCTTTGCCGCGAACTTCATGAATATCGAAGTAAATGTACTGTTGCAGAGCAGCATGACAGAGATGCTCAA GATGGCACAGCTACCACGACTACGGCCTCTACCTGCATGTTGAGAAGTGAGAGTCTTAAGAGAGGCTTGCAAAGAATCGATTCAGCTGATTATCAAATTACTGAAACTATATCAA GTGATGCACGGGAAATTGATGAAGTAGCCAAAGAGTGGGAGCATACACTTCTGCAGAACTCTATGGACAAGGAGTTAGATGAACTGAATAAACGTCTTGAAGAGAAAGAG TCTGAGATGAAACTTTTTGGAGTTTCTGGCCCTGTGGCCCTCAAGCAGCATTTTGGAAAGAAAATAGTGGAATTAGAAGATGAGAAGAAAACCGTGCAG CAAGAAAGAGATCGTTTGCTAGCTGAAGTTGAAAACCTTGCTGCTAACACTGATGGACAAACTCAGAAACTGCAAGATGTCCATTCCTTGAAGTTGAAAACACTCGAGGCACAG ATTCTGGATCTGAAGAAGAAGCAAGAGAACCAGGTGCAGCTTTTAAAGCAAAAACAAAAAAGCGATGAAGCAGCAAAGCGCCTACAAGATGAAATTCATTCTATAAAAGCACAGAAG GTTCAATTACAACAAAGAATAAAACAAGAAGCAGAACAATTTCGACATTGGAAAGCATCACGAGAAAAGGAATTGCTACAG TTGCGGAAGGAGGGCAGgagaaatgaatatgaaaggCATAAACTGCAAGCTCTGAACCAGCGTCAGAAACTG GTTCTTCAGAGGAAAACTGAAGAGGCTGCAATGGCTACCAAGAGGCTAAAGGAATTGCTAGAAGCTCGCAAATCTTCTGTTCGTGACAGCTCAG CAGTTGCTGCCAGTGGGAATGGAATAAATGGACAG AGCAATGAAAAGTCTTTGCAACGTTGGCTTGACAATGAGTTAGAAGTGATGGTGAATGTGCACGAAGTACGTTACGAATACGAGAAGCAAAGTCAAGT GCGAGCTGCACTGGCAGAAGAGTTAGCCATGCTGAGACAAGTAGATGAATTCTCTTCAAAAGGCCTTAGCCCTCCAAGAGGAAAGAACGGTTTTGCCAG AGTGTGCTCCATGTCACCAAATGCAAGAATGGCACGAATATCTTCACTTGAGAACATGCTGAGCATTTCATCCAACTCACTTGTGGCAATGGCATCCCAACTTTCAGAGGCAGAAGAAAGGGAACGTGCATTCACTAGCCGTGGGCATTGGAACCAGTTACGTTCCATGGGGGATGCAAAGAATTTGCTTCAGTATATGTTTAGTTCTGTTGCAGATGCAAG GTGCCAATTATGGGAGAAGGAAATTGAAATTAAGGAAATGCAAGAGCAACTTAGAGAACTTGTAGGTATTTTGCGTCAGAGTGACATGCGGAGAAAAGAAGTTGAGAAGGAACTAAAAGTGAGAGAGCAAGCCATTTCGATTGCATTGGCTACATCAGCACCG CAGGGTAACTCACCCAATTCATTGGAAAACTTGGCTGAAGAAGTGAACGGTCCATTGTCTCCAGTACCTGTGCAAGCACATAAACAGATAAAGTATACAGCTGGTATTGCTAATGGTTCAGTCAAGTGCTCAGCAACATTCTTGGATCAAACTCGAAAG ATGGTACCCATTGGCCAGTTGTCAACGAAAAAGTTAGCAGCTCTAGGACAATCTGGAAAGCTATGGAGATGGAAGAGGAGTCATCATCAGTGGCTGTTACAATTCAAATGGAAATGGCAGAAGCCGTGGAAACTGTCGGAGTGGATTAGACAAAGCGATGAAACACTCATGAGATCAAGGCCTCGGCTACAAGCTGCTAGAAGTGATTCAAGATGA
- the LOC115712112 gene encoding kinesin-like protein KIN-4A isoform X2 translates to MEAGEDCCVKVAVHIRPLIGDEKLQGCKDCVTVVSGKPQVQIGTHSFTFDHVYGSTSSPSSAMFEECIAPLVDGLFQGYNATVLAYGQTGSGKTYTMGTGFKDGIQSGIIPQVMSVLFRKIGTLKHQTEFQLHVSFIEILKEEVRDLLDPTFISKPEIANGHAGKVTVPGKPPIQIRETSDGVITLAGSTEIGVSTLKEMATCLEQGSLSRATGSTNMNNQSSRSHAIFTITLEQMHKLNPASPGDTSPTESMNDDYLCAKLHLVDLAGSERAKRTGSDGLRFKEGVHINKGLLALGNVISALGDEKKRKEGVHVPYRDSKLTRLLQDSLGGNSRTVMIACISPADINAEETLNTLKYANRARNIKNKPIVNRDPMSSEMLKMRQQLEFLQAELCARGGGSSADEIQVLKERIVWLEAANEDLCRELHEYRSKCTVAEQHDRDAQDGTATTTTASTCMLRSESLKRGLQRIDSADYQITETISSDAREIDEVAKEWEHTLLQNSMDKELDELNKRLEEKESEMKLFGVSGPVALKQHFGKKIVELEDEKKTVQQERDRLLAEVENLAANTDGQTQKLQDVHSLKLKTLEAQILDLKKKQENQVQLLKQKQKSDEAAKRLQDEIHSIKAQKVQLQQRIKQEAEQFRHWKASREKELLQLRKEGRRNEYERHKLQALNQRQKLVLQRKTEEAAMATKRLKELLEARKSSVRDSSVAASGNGINGQSNEKSLQRWLDNELEVMVNVHEVRYEYEKQSQVRAALAEELAMLRQVDEFSSKGLSPPRGKNGFARVCSMSPNARMARISSLENMLSISSNSLVAMASQLSEAEERERAFTSRGHWNQLRSMGDAKNLLQYMFSSVADARCQLWEKEIEIKEMQEQLRELVGILRQSDMRRKEVEKELKVREQAISIALATSAPQGNSPNSLENLAEEVNGPLSPVPVQAHKQIKYTAGIANGSVKCSATFLDQTRKMVPIGQLSTKKLAALGQSGKLWRWKRSHHQWLLQFKWKWQKPWKLSEWIRQSDETLMRSRPRLQAARSDSR, encoded by the exons ATGGAAGCAGGAGAAGATTGTTGTGTGAAGGTTGCTGTTCACATCAGACCGCTTATCGGTGACGAGAAGCTTCAAGGTTGTAAAGACTGCGTCACTGTCGTCTCTGGGAAGCCTCAG GTACAGATTGGTACGCATTCGTTTACTTTTGACCATGTCTATGGGAGCACCAGTTCTCCTTCGTCTGCAATGTTTGAAGAATGCATTGCTCCCCTGGTTGATGGTTTGTTCCAAGGATATAATGCCACAGTTCTTGCTTATGGTCAG ACTGGTTCGGGTAAAACATATACCATGGGCACTGGCTTTAAAGATGGTATTCAGTCGGGAATAATTCCCCAAGTTATGAGTGTTTTGTTTAGAAAGATTGGAACTCTGAAGCATCAAACGGAATTCCAACTGCATGTTTCTTTTATTGAG ATTTTGAAAGAAGAAGTAAGAGACTTGCTTGATCCAACTTTTATTAGCAAACCAGAGATTGCAAACGGGCATGCTGGCAAAGTAACAGTACCTGGCAAGCCGCCGATACAAATTCGTGAAACATCAGATGGCGTTATTACATTGGCAGGGTCTACTGAAATCGGTGTAAGCACTCTAAAAGAAATGGCCACTTGCCTGGAGCAAGGGTCATTGAGTAGAGCAACAGGAAGTACAAATATGAACAACCAGTCAAG TCGTTCACATGCCATCTTCACCATCACACTAGAGCAAATGCATAAGCTTAATCCGGCATCTCCTGGCGATACCAGTCCTACGGAGAGTATGAATGATGATTATTTGTGTGCCAAATTGCACTTAGTAGATCTTGCTGGGTCTGAGCGAGCAAAGAGAACAGGCTCTGATGGTTTACGTTTTAAGGAAG GAGTTCATATTAATAAAGGCCTTCTTGCACTTGGCAATGTCATTAGTGCACTTGGTGATGAAAAGAAGCGCAAAGAGGGTGTTCATGTTCCATATCGAGATAGTAAACTTACTCGGCTTTTGCAG GATTCACTAGGTGGTAACAGCCGGACTGTTATGATAG CCTGCATAAGTCCTGCTGATATCAATGCGGAGGAGACACTCAACACTTTAAAGTACGCAAATCGTGCccgaaatattaaaaataaacctATT GTCAATAGAGATCCTATGTCCAGCGAAATGCTGAAGATGCGCCAACAGCTTGAGTTTCTGCAGGCTGAACTTTGTGCGCGAGGAGGAGGTTCTTCTGCTGATGAAATACAG GTTCTCAAAGAAAGAATTGTTTGGCTCGAAGCTGCAAATGAGGATCTTTGCCGCGAACTTCATGAATATCGAAGTAAATGTACTGTTGCAGAGCAGCATGACAGAGATGCTCAA GATGGCACAGCTACCACGACTACGGCCTCTACCTGCATGTTGAGAAGTGAGAGTCTTAAGAGAGGCTTGCAAAGAATCGATTCAGCTGATTATCAAATTACTGAAACTATATCAA GTGATGCACGGGAAATTGATGAAGTAGCCAAAGAGTGGGAGCATACACTTCTGCAGAACTCTATGGACAAGGAGTTAGATGAACTGAATAAACGTCTTGAAGAGAAAGAG TCTGAGATGAAACTTTTTGGAGTTTCTGGCCCTGTGGCCCTCAAGCAGCATTTTGGAAAGAAAATAGTGGAATTAGAAGATGAGAAGAAAACCGTGCAG CAAGAAAGAGATCGTTTGCTAGCTGAAGTTGAAAACCTTGCTGCTAACACTGATGGACAAACTCAGAAACTGCAAGATGTCCATTCCTTGAAGTTGAAAACACTCGAGGCACAG ATTCTGGATCTGAAGAAGAAGCAAGAGAACCAGGTGCAGCTTTTAAAGCAAAAACAAAAAAGCGATGAAGCAGCAAAGCGCCTACAAGATGAAATTCATTCTATAAAAGCACAGAAG GTTCAATTACAACAAAGAATAAAACAAGAAGCAGAACAATTTCGACATTGGAAAGCATCACGAGAAAAGGAATTGCTACAG TTGCGGAAGGAGGGCAGgagaaatgaatatgaaaggCATAAACTGCAAGCTCTGAACCAGCGTCAGAAACTG GTTCTTCAGAGGAAAACTGAAGAGGCTGCAATGGCTACCAAGAGGCTAAAGGAATTGCTAGAAGCTCGCAAATCTTCTGTTCGTGACAGCTCAG TTGCTGCCAGTGGGAATGGAATAAATGGACAG AGCAATGAAAAGTCTTTGCAACGTTGGCTTGACAATGAGTTAGAAGTGATGGTGAATGTGCACGAAGTACGTTACGAATACGAGAAGCAAAGTCAAGT GCGAGCTGCACTGGCAGAAGAGTTAGCCATGCTGAGACAAGTAGATGAATTCTCTTCAAAAGGCCTTAGCCCTCCAAGAGGAAAGAACGGTTTTGCCAG AGTGTGCTCCATGTCACCAAATGCAAGAATGGCACGAATATCTTCACTTGAGAACATGCTGAGCATTTCATCCAACTCACTTGTGGCAATGGCATCCCAACTTTCAGAGGCAGAAGAAAGGGAACGTGCATTCACTAGCCGTGGGCATTGGAACCAGTTACGTTCCATGGGGGATGCAAAGAATTTGCTTCAGTATATGTTTAGTTCTGTTGCAGATGCAAG GTGCCAATTATGGGAGAAGGAAATTGAAATTAAGGAAATGCAAGAGCAACTTAGAGAACTTGTAGGTATTTTGCGTCAGAGTGACATGCGGAGAAAAGAAGTTGAGAAGGAACTAAAAGTGAGAGAGCAAGCCATTTCGATTGCATTGGCTACATCAGCACCG CAGGGTAACTCACCCAATTCATTGGAAAACTTGGCTGAAGAAGTGAACGGTCCATTGTCTCCAGTACCTGTGCAAGCACATAAACAGATAAAGTATACAGCTGGTATTGCTAATGGTTCAGTCAAGTGCTCAGCAACATTCTTGGATCAAACTCGAAAG ATGGTACCCATTGGCCAGTTGTCAACGAAAAAGTTAGCAGCTCTAGGACAATCTGGAAAGCTATGGAGATGGAAGAGGAGTCATCATCAGTGGCTGTTACAATTCAAATGGAAATGGCAGAAGCCGTGGAAACTGTCGGAGTGGATTAGACAAAGCGATGAAACACTCATGAGATCAAGGCCTCGGCTACAAGCTGCTAGAAGTGATTCAAGATGA